In Piliocolobus tephrosceles isolate RC106 chromosome 12, ASM277652v3, whole genome shotgun sequence, one DNA window encodes the following:
- the LOC111536215 gene encoding E3 ubiquitin-protein ligase TTC3-like, translating to MIKLTRIFYKEYVLPLTVKVSFLKLSSSAVVVKLNVNLNTNLEKLRLKEDKKLKRKIQKKEAKKLAQERMEEDLRESNLPKNEEQKETVDNVHHCQFLDDRILQCIKQYADKIKSGIWNTATLLKELLSWKVLSTEDYTTCFSSRNFLNEAVDYVIHHLIQEKSRVKTRIFLHVLSELKEVEPKLATWIQKLNSFGLDATGPFFSRYGASLKQLDFSIMTFLWNEKYGHKLDSIEGKQLDYFYEPTSLKEARCLIWLLEEHRDKFPALHSALDEFFDIMDSRCTVLRKQDSAEAQFSSTKVKNKGKKKKLKDSKPMLVGSGTTSVTPNNEIITSSEDHSNQNSDTAGPFAVPDHLRQDVEEFEALYDQHSNEYVVRNKKLWDFNPKQKYSTLYDYFSQLLEEHGPLDMSNKMFSEEYEFFPEETRPILEKAGGLKSFLLGCPRFVVIDNCIALKKAALRLKKKRKKKNIKTKVEDISKAGEYLQVTLPLNSAAREFKPDVKSKPVSDSSSALASEDVKPKPVSANSPKPACEDVKAKLLSGNSSMQVSEDGKTKGVSSNSPKPGSEDVNYKQVSSNSPKPVLEDVKPTYWAQSHLVTGHCTYLPFQRCDITRTPPAHINVLPGLPQYTSIYTSLASLSPEYQLPTSVPVVPSFVANDRADKNATAYFEGHHLNAENAAGHQIASETQILEDSSVTSVKSQCSTGDAYMVLSESNRNDGHCGNSKNKCEVIPESISAVTNIPHVQMVAIQVSWNITHQEVNTEPYNPFDEQQGEISQIEKEYQVLQDQLKKACENYEQIKLKGLEETRNLEEKLKRHLEENKMSKMELDWFIQDLEREIKKWQQEKKEIQGRLKSLKKKIKKVSKASAMYTQKNDGKDKEHELHLDQSLEISNTLTNEKMKIEECIKKRKEDYEESHQRAVAAEVSVLENWKESEVYKLQIMESQAEAYLKQLELISHDPAAYPDMKSDICSWELFLSHVTKEIEKAKSQFEEQIKAIKNGSRLSELSKVQIPKLSFPACNMVHSELLSESSGHDDQGLMTSASHVTGNLAALHRDPSVFSASDSPGEAPSALLPGPAPSQPEATQLPGPKRDGQAALSEQSLVADRKQPVPPGHAARSSQSPKKPFNSIIEHLSVEFPCYDSTELGGFIKNVRSKNKSSLSGLSIDEIVQRVTEHILDEQKKKKPNPGKDKRTYEPSSAAPMTGSSQDPPSAVVAPSPKTKGQKADVPVRVAPGASSCEICHEVFKSKNVCVLKCGHKYHKGCFKQWLKGQSACPACQSHDLLSEE from the exons ATGATAAAATTGACAAGGATTTTCTACAAGGAATATGTCTTACCCCTGACTGTGAAGGTGTCATTTCTAAAATTATCATCTTCAGCAGTGGTGGTCAAGTTAAATGTGAATTTGAACACAAA TCTAGAGAAACTAAGactgaaagaagacaaaaaattgaagagaaagatccaaaaaaaagaagcaaaaaaattaGCACAAGAAAGAATGGAGGAGGACTTAAGAGAAAGTAATCTACCCAAAAACGAAGAGCAGAAAGAAACTGTAGACAATGTTCACCACTGTCAGTTCCTTGATGACAGAATTCTACAGTGTATAAAGCAGTATGCTGACAAGATTAAATCTGGCATATGGAATACAGCCACGCTTCTCAAAGAATTGCTTTCTTGGAAAGTTTTGAGCACAGAAGACTATACAACCTGTTTTTCAAGCAGAAATTTTCTAAATGAAGCAGTGGACTATGTTATTCATCATTTGATTCAAGAAAAGAGCAGAGTAAAGACAAGAATATTTCTGCATGTTTTGAGTGAGCTTAAAGAAGTGGAGCCCAAATTAGCCACCTGGATCCAAAAACTTAATAGCTTTGGCTTAGATGCCACAGGACCTTTCTTTTCTCGGTATGGAGCATCTCTTAAGCAGCTTGATTTTAGCATCATGACTTTCCTCTGGAATGAGAAATATGGTCACAAACTAGACTCTATAGAAGGAAAGCAACTTGATTATTTCTATGAGCCAACATCATTGAAGGAAGCCCGTTGTTTAATATGGCTGCTAGAAGAACACAGAGACAAGTTCCCAGCATTGCATAGTGCTTTAGATGAATTCTTTGATATAATGGACAGCCGCTGTACTGTGTTAAGGAAACAAGACAGTGCCGAAGCACAGTTTAGTTCTACCAAGGTGAAAaacaaaggcaagaaaaagaagctaAAGGATTCAAAACCTATGTTAGTTGGGTCTGGAACAACTTCAGTAACTCCAAATAATGAGATCATCACTTCAAGTGAAGACCACAGCAATCAAAATTCAGATACTGCAGGCCCATTTGCAGTGCCTGACCATCTTCGGCAAGACGTAGAAGAATTTGAAGCTCTCTATGACCAACACAGTAATGAATATGTTGTCCGCAATAAGAAGCTATGGGACTTTAACCCAAAGCAAAAATATTCAACTCTATATGATTACTTCTCTCAGTTGTTGGAGGAACATGGTCCCTTGGACATGAGTAACAAGATGTTCTCTGAAGAATATGAGTTTTTCCCAGAAGAAACTCGACCAATACTAGAAAAAGCAGGAGgtttaaaatcttttctcttgGGATGTCCTCGTTTTGTTGTGATTGACAACTGTATTGCATTGAAGAAAGCTGCATTACggctcaagaaaaaaagaaagaagaaaaacattaaaacaaaagtagAAGACATTTCAAAAGCAGGAGAGTATTTACAAGTTACACTACCACTGAATTCAGCTGCTAGGGAATTTAAACCAGATGTAAAGTCTAAACCAGTGTCAGATTCATCCTCAGCACTAGCTTCTGAAGATGTGAAGCCCAAACCCGTGTCTGCTAATTCTCCCAAGCCAGCTTGTGAAGATGTGAAGGCGAAACTACTATCTGGTAATTCTTCTATGCAAGTTTCTGAGGATGGGAAAACCAAAGGGGTTTCTTCTAATTCTCCCAAACCAGGCTCTGAGGATGTAAATTACAAACAAGTCTCCTCTAATTCCCCTAAACCGGTTCTTGAGGATGTGAAACCAACTTATTGGGCTCAATCCCATTTGGTCACAGGACACTGTACGTATCTTCCTTTCCAGAGATGTGACATCACCCGGACACCACCAGCACACATAAATGTGTTACCAGGTTTGCCCCAGTACACCAGCATATATACATCCTTGGCCAGCCTTTCTCCTGAATATCAGCTACCAACATCAGTACCAGTGGTGCCGTCTTTTGTAGCCAATGACAGAGCAGATAAAAATGCTACTGCCTATTTTGAGGGTCATCATTTGAATGCTGAAAATGCTGCTGGTCACCAGATTGCCTCTGAAACACAGATCCTTGAGGACTCTTCGGTAACATCTGTAAAGTCACAGTGCAGCACAGGTGATGCTTATATGGTCCTAAGTGAGTCTAACAGAAATGATGGGCACTGTGGAAATTCTAAGAACAAATGTGAAGTAATTCCAGAAAGCATCAGTGCAGTAACAAACATTCCACACGTGCAGATGGTTGCCATACAGGTATCTTGGAACATAACACACCAAGAAGTCAATACTGAGCCATATAATCCTTTTGATGAACAACAAGGGGAAATTTCACAGATTGAAAAGGAGTACCAAGTATTACAAGACCAACTTAAAAAAGCGTGTGAAAATTATGAGCAGATAAAACTTAAGGGCTTAGAAGAAACCAGGAACCtggaagaaaagttgaaaaggcacttagaagaaaacaagatGTCAAAGATGGAATTAGATTGGTTCATTCAAGATctggaaagagaaattaaaaaatggcaacaggaaaaaaaagaaatccaaggaAGACTAAAAtcactgaagaagaaaattaaaaaggtttCAAAAGCCAGTGCAATGTATACCCAGAAAAATGATGGAAAGGATAAGGAACATGAATTACATCTGGATCAGTCCCTTGAAATCAGCAACACACTTACAAAcgagaaaatgaaaatagaagagtgtataaagaaaaggaaagaggattaTGAAGAGAGTCATCAGAGAGCTGTGGCTGCAGAGGTATCCGTACTTGAAAACTGGAAGGAGAGTGAAGTGTATAAGCTACAGATCATGGAGTCACAAGCAGAAGCCTATCTGAAGCAGCTGGAGCTGATTAGCCATGATCCTGCAGCATATCCTGACATGAAGTCTGATATATGTTCATGGGAATTGTTTCTTTCTCATGTtacaaaagaaattgagaaagcaaAGTCTCAGTTTGAAGAACaaattaaagcaattaaaaatggtTCTCGGCTCAGTGAACTTTCTAAAGTGCAGATTCCCAAGCTTTCATTTCCTGCCTGTAACATGGTTCATTCTGAGTTACTCTCTGAGTCTTCAGGCCACGATGACCAAGGGCTTATGACTTCTGCAAGCCATGTGACTGGAAACCTCGCAGCACTTCACAGGGATCCCAGTGTGTTCTCTGCCAGTGATTCCCCAGGGGAGGCTCCTTCTGCGCTGTTGCCAGGGCCAGCCCCCAGTCAGCCTGAAGCCACTCAGCTGCCAGGGCCAAAAAGGGATGGCCAGGCAGCTCTGTCAGAGCAAAGCCTTGTGGCTGATCGGAAGCAGCCTGTTCCTCCAGGACATGCTGCACGTTCAAGCCAGTCTCCAAAAAAGCCGTTCAATAGTATTATTGAGCACCTGTCAGTGGAATTCCCATGTTACGATAGCACTGAGCTTGGTGGTTTTATTAAAAACGTGCGAAGCAAAAACAAGAGCTCACTTTCAGGATTGAGTATTGACGAAATTGTCCAAAGAGTGACAGAACACATTCTAgatgaacagaaaaagaaaaagccaaaccCAGGAAAGGACAAGAGGACTTATGAGCCCAGCTCTGCTGCCCCCATGACCGGGTCCTCCCAGGACCCACCCTCGGCGGTTGTTGCACCATCACCCAAAACCAAGGGGCAGAAAGCAGATGTCCCTGTGAGGGTTGCACCGGGTGCAAGTTCCTGTGAAATATGCCACGAGGTGTTCAAATCAAAAAACGTGTGTGTGCTCAAATGTGGGCACAAGTATCACAAAGGGTGCTTTAAGCAGTGGCTTAAAGGGCAGAGCGCTTGCCCAGCCTGCCAGAGTCATGATCTCCTGTCAGAAGAGTAG